Proteins co-encoded in one Rattus rattus isolate New Zealand chromosome 5, Rrattus_CSIRO_v1, whole genome shotgun sequence genomic window:
- the Kcnk15 gene encoding potassium channel subfamily K member 15, which translates to MRKQSARTAALILCILSYLLVGAAVFDALESEAERSRQRLLARKRGEFRRKYRFSADDYRELERLALQAEPHRAGRQWRFAGSFYFAITVITTIGYGHAAPGTDSGKVFCMFYALLGIPLTLVTFQSLGERLNALVRCLLLAAKRCLGLRRPHVSAENMVVAGLLLCAATLALGAAAFAHFEGWTFFHAYYYCFITLTTIGFGDFVALQRDEALQKKPPYVAFSFLYILLGLTVIGAFLNLVVLRFLASADAPERAALRRASVFRRGAPESRVRIPYPFHPLETWARDNPAFSPPLSPEAVHHCHSSPDRLRARRKSI; encoded by the exons ATGAGGAAGCAGAGCGCGCGCACGGCGGCGCTCATCCTGTGCATCCTGTCCTACCTGCTGGTGGGCGCCGCGGTCTTCGATGCGCTGGAGTCCGAGGCGGAGCGCAGCCGGCAGCGACTGCTGGCTCGGAAGCGAGGCGAGTTCCGCAGAAAGTACCGCTTCTCCGCCGACGACTACCGCGAGTTGGAGCGCCTGGCGCTGCAGGCCGAGCCGCACCGCGCCGGCCGCCAGTGGCGCTTCGCGGGCTCTTTCTACTTCGCCATCACGGTCATCACCACCATCG GGTATGGCCATGCTGCTCCAGGCACCGACTCGGGCAAAGTGTTCTGCATGTTCTATGCCCTCCTGGGCATCCCCCTGACTCTGGTCACCTTCCAGAGCCTGGGCGAGCGGCTGAACGCGCTGGTACGGTGTCTGCTGCTGGCAGCCAAGCGCTGCCTGGGCCTGCGGCGGCCACACGTGTCTGCTGAGAACATGGTGGTGGCTGGGTTGCTGCTGTGCGCTGCCACCCTGGCCCTGGGCGCCGCTGCCTTCGCGCACTTCGAGGGCTGGACCTTCTTCCACGCCTACTACTACTGCTTCATCACCCTCACCACCATCGGCTTCGGAGACTTCGTGGCGTTGCAGAGAGACGAGGCGCTGCAGAAGAAGCCGCCCTACGTAGCCTTCAGCTTCCTCTACATCCTGCTGGGGCTCACAGTCATTGGTGCTTTCCTCAATCTGGTGGTCCTGCGATTCCTTGCCAGCGCTGACGCCCCGGAGCGCGCAGCTCTCCGCCGTGCTAGCGTGTTCCGCAGGGGGGCGCCCGAGAGCCGCGTCCGCATCCCTTACCCCTTTCATCCGCTGGAGACCTGGGCCCGTGACAACCCGGCCTTCTCACCCCCTTTGAGCCCAGAAGCCGTGCATCATTGCCACAGCAGCCCGGACAGACTCCGGGCCCGGAGGAAGTCCATCTGA